A window of Mucilaginibacter robiniae genomic DNA:
CAAACATCGTTAAAGAAATACCCATTCTCAAAGAGTATTGGAACTGCCTCTATAAATGCTAAATTACTCTGATTCCAAGAAGTTAATGTTTCTTGTTTAATTTTTGTGTTCCATAACCCTTTGTTTTTTTCGTCAAATTCAAAGTCATTAATTTCATTTTTAATTCCATCAAATATTGAAATGAATTGATTTTTCACCCATTGTTGCGCAAATCTCCCGCACTCACCTAAAAAGCAAGCTGCAATCAGTTCTTTATCAACAACCTCAAGAAGTATTAGAGCCAAAATTTGAGTGTCATCTACAGCACCGAGAATCAGTGTTTTACGATTGAAATTAACTGGCGAGGAAAGTGCTTTTAAAACAGCATCACGTTGATTCTTAGAAAATCGCACGATGCTTTCCGCAATATAATTATTTAAAAAAATTTCGTGCCTAAAACTTAAGCGGTCTGTATAGCGGCGAAGTATGCCAGAATCTATTAATTCATCAATGATCGAACTATTTATTCCCGCCTCCAAGAAAACTCGCTCAACAATGCGTTCAGTTGTACTAGACGCTAATTGATCAAATAAGTAGGCAGCAAGTGTGTCTAATGCCAGGATTCCGTCGGCTGAATTTCCACCTAGTTTTTTTCGAGTAAAAAGGTCGAATAACCCGAACCGGCTTAATGCACTAGCCCCTTCTTTTCCCAGTTCACCCGCAACACGAGCCTCCAGGCCAGTTTCAACGATCTCAAGAAGCGGCTCGATCAATGTTAAGGTATCATGGTCAACTACATTACCAGCAATTTTTTTCTTCAATTCGTGATTTGGCAACTGAACTTCGAAAACATTGCATTTTAGTGATGCGATGAGGGGATCATTCTCTTGACTAATTATCATTGTGCGGATTAGGAATCGTTCACACATGATTTTCACACAGCGGACTAGCTGTGCCCGTTGAACAGCAGAACATTCGTTGATACCGTCAAGTATTAGGACAATATCATAGTTTAATTGTTCTCGGTCTTTCAGCAAATTAGCCGCAGAGTTATAGCCAAGCAACTTAACTTCCTCATCTATCATCGGACCTAACTGACGTTCGAAGTGTAAAGCCTGTAAATAAATCGGTATTATTCGAAAATTTAGCGCAATTTCGCCCATTTTTTGTGCTAACATTGACTTTCCACATCCAGATGGGCCAACAATATGCAAGTTATGTTGAAAGAAGTGAATTGAGTTAATTTGACTTATTGATAGATTTTCCTCTTTGTAGCGAAACTGGAAATCTATAAAACTGTCTAAATTTTCGCTATAGGATAAACGATATAATTTTCCGTAATTCCTAAGCTGTTGTTCAATCTGCTTATAAGCAGGACTAATTGCCCAGTTTACACCTTCAACAGCTTCTAAACTAAGCCTATCGGCCAACTGACGACAACTTTCCAAAGTTGAGCCAAAGTTTTTTTTAAAAGGGGTAAAATCTTTTATGTCTTGGAGATTTTTAACACTGACTTTGTGGTCGCCACTGACAATCTTAGAGTTTTTGTTCAGCTGAGGCGAAAAAAGCAAAAGAGCTTCTGGGTAGCCAATGTTATGATGCGTAATCAAAGTTAAAGCATCTCTGACAACATGCTTTGCAGTGAGGGCCTGCTCGTAATAATTGCGAGTCGGTTTCCACTCGCCGGTTGGTGTTTTTATTTGCCAATTACCGTTGTAATCACCTTGTAACTCCAAATGGCCACCTTTAATCTCAACAACGATAAGCCTATTTTCAAGTCCAATTATCAAATCGACCTGCACCGATTTAATGTGAAAGTTTGCCAACAAAACAGCGTTGACCTGTAAGGCTTCCAAGAGTGTTACAATGTATTGCAGGCATACTCGCTCCGATACGTGGACAACCGGGGATCCAATATATATATCTATCTTATTTGGCATTCATTTTTATATTGCGCTAACTGGTAGACGGGTCTAATTGATAGTTGATCGTCACCGTTGTACTGTCAAACGCCCTTGATGATCAACTTCGTTAATATTACACTTTGTATTTGATTCATATTCTTGCGAAAAATGATTTAAGGATTAAGTGTCTAGTAGATATAAATTCAATAGCTTTCACTCTCTCGGTAAAATCCAGTATGCCCATTGTGATAGGTTTAATTTACAGTTGTTGCAACTTATATATTTTTCATTGTAAATTTATTACAAATAAGGAACACCTCATAATATATAGATGGCGACACCCATGAAAGTACTACCTATCGACAAGTTATTGAATATACTCAACTGGCATGTGCGCTAAAGAAGGCATGATGGATGTTTCCAGCACGAGCGCTTCTCAATTTACTGTAAACTAAATATAAAAATCCTAAATTCTAATCTAGCTTCTTAGTTTTTTAAAGCTGCCTGTTACGTGTTTATGATGGACATTTAAGTAATTCACAAGAGGTTATTTCGCTAATGGTAATATTTGACAAACGCAATTATCCCTCTCTCATGCATCCATTGTATAGCATTTGCGGGTTAGCTAGCACTCCCAATCAGTAGGCATAATGAATTTTGTTGGGGACAGTTCCGTCTACTTGACCTTTTT
This region includes:
- a CDS encoding NACHT domain-containing protein — translated: MEALQVNAVLLANFHIKSVQVDLIIGLENRLIVVEIKGGHLELQGDYNGNWQIKTPTGEWKPTRNYYEQALTAKHVVRDALTLITHHNIGYPEALLLFSPQLNKNSKIVSGDHKVSVKNLQDIKDFTPFKKNFGSTLESCRQLADRLSLEAVEGVNWAISPAYKQIEQQLRNYGKLYRLSYSENLDSFIDFQFRYKEENLSISQINSIHFFQHNLHIVGPSGCGKSMLAQKMGEIALNFRIIPIYLQALHFERQLGPMIDEEVKLLGYNSAANLLKDREQLNYDIVLILDGINECSAVQRAQLVRCVKIMCERFLIRTMIISQENDPLIASLKCNVFEVQLPNHELKKKIAGNVVDHDTLTLIEPLLEIVETGLEARVAGELGKEGASALSRFGLFDLFTRKKLGGNSADGILALDTLAAYLFDQLASSTTERIVERVFLEAGINSSIIDELIDSGILRRYTDRLSFRHEIFLNNYIAESIVRFSKNQRDAVLKALSSPVNFNRKTLILGAVDDTQILALILLEVVDKELIAACFLGECGRFAQQWVKNQFISIFDGIKNEINDFEFDEKNKGLWNTKIKQETLTSWNQSNLAFIEAVPILFENGYFFNDVWPLLSQLDQRNLDALPTMFTTEMKGRDKQDVIDGIFACMYLSLTGSPALAITRIVKVLHNFHSFNNNKKFLIPIREYLRKEPTQSFGQIYIATSFFKLGEDTKLLYPYIFSILSQKWWVAPYHLKLDICWSVGYCWSNELQRLELIDAVNELASHYSSLPTTIFEALQALGATEADEVNYEQVTKKEIENCLANLDDAEYWPMAYAVYYKQFDHPYGKSYRIQLDSLEESELKAILLMALKGSTYDIFASGLVSKLSTFGTVNDCFYLEKFRMPPEELNGFAQERSDLFFITHVVMGQMGYQITSLLGTYESELANTLSGIAECVYNLNSINLNIVERVKRCQIAINFLKRGDSKYVVDGIYWADWAIRSYKLNDSTNAYLQLGLPEMTAFFCRKALSNPGIQKSILFSWDAPEEILQHAIYMLESIGEITDIARLKEFVNHPKLGRLAIEAIQKLERVNTFM